The following proteins are co-located in the Acidimicrobiales bacterium genome:
- a CDS encoding Mrp/NBP35 family ATP-binding protein, with the protein MVTPADVLQLLRGVVDPELGSDIVELGMAKGATVLDDGTVEVTIALTTSGCPLRAQIQRDVRNRVGSHPGVTGVTIRWTEMTADERSAAMAKARWNARDRAPDTEIPPTARVVAIASGKGGVGKSSVTVNLATALALRGLTVGVMDADIWGFSVPRMLGMEGRLRGAGKGVRKIVPIEQHVGDGLLKVVSMGFLVDDEESALMWRGLMLNRAVQHFLEDVQWGDLDYLLIDMPPGTGDVQMGLARMLPRAEMIIVTTPAVSAQKVAIRAATMARKSFLRIAGVIENMSAFTCEHGSTYALFGQGGGEALARDAGVELLGSVPLEPSVAAGSDAGHPVALGDGPAALAFREIAARILEEAVPPPVMAGCSARILERAVAALDAMDANG; encoded by the coding sequence GTGGTCACCCCCGCCGACGTCCTGCAGCTCCTGCGGGGGGTCGTCGACCCCGAGCTCGGCAGCGATATCGTCGAGCTCGGCATGGCGAAGGGCGCCACCGTGCTCGACGACGGCACCGTCGAGGTGACCATCGCCCTCACCACGAGCGGCTGCCCGCTGCGGGCCCAGATCCAGCGCGACGTCCGCAACCGGGTCGGCTCCCACCCGGGCGTCACCGGCGTCACCATCCGGTGGACCGAGATGACCGCCGACGAGCGCTCGGCGGCCATGGCCAAGGCCAGGTGGAACGCCAGGGACCGGGCCCCGGACACCGAGATCCCGCCCACGGCGCGGGTCGTCGCCATCGCCTCGGGCAAGGGCGGGGTCGGCAAGTCCTCGGTCACCGTGAACCTGGCGACCGCGCTCGCCCTGCGCGGCCTCACCGTCGGGGTGATGGACGCCGACATCTGGGGCTTCTCGGTCCCCCGCATGCTCGGCATGGAGGGGCGGCTGCGGGGCGCCGGCAAGGGCGTCCGCAAGATCGTGCCCATCGAGCAGCACGTCGGCGACGGCCTGCTGAAGGTCGTGTCGATGGGGTTCCTCGTCGACGACGAGGAGTCCGCGCTCATGTGGCGCGGGCTCATGCTCAACCGGGCCGTCCAGCACTTCCTCGAGGACGTGCAATGGGGCGACCTCGACTACCTGCTGATCGACATGCCGCCCGGCACCGGCGACGTGCAGATGGGCCTGGCCCGCATGCTGCCGAGGGCCGAGATGATCATCGTCACCACGCCGGCCGTGAGCGCCCAGAAGGTCGCCATCCGGGCGGCGACGATGGCCCGCAAGAGCTTCCTGCGCATCGCCGGCGTGATCGAGAACATGAGCGCGTTCACCTGCGAGCACGGCTCGACGTACGCGCTGTTCGGCCAGGGCGGCGGCGAGGCGCTGGCCCGCGACGCCGGCGTCGAGCTGCTCGGCTCGGTGCCGCTGGAGCCGTCGGTGGCCGCCGGCTCGGACGCCGGCCACCCGGTGGCCCTCGGCGACGGCCCCGCCGCCCTCGCCTTCCGGGAGATCGCCGCCC